The proteins below are encoded in one region of Vibrio sp. ED004:
- a CDS encoding Grx4 family monothiol glutaredoxin, translated as METIDKIKQQLEENTILLYMKGSPKLPSCGFSSQASQALMACGEKFAYVDILQNPDIRAELPAYAQWPTFPQLWVEGELIGGCDIILEMFQKGELQPIIKEAAAKVAGDDAE; from the coding sequence ATGGAAACTATCGATAAAATCAAACAGCAACTTGAAGAAAACACTATTCTACTGTACATGAAAGGTTCTCCTAAGCTACCTAGCTGTGGTTTCTCTTCTCAAGCGTCTCAAGCTCTAATGGCATGTGGCGAGAAATTTGCTTACGTAGATATTCTACAAAACCCTGATATCCGTGCAGAGCTTCCAGCTTACGCACAATGGCCAACCTTCCCACAGCTTTGGGTTGAAGGTGAGCTAATCGGTGGTTGTGACATCATTCTTGAGATGTTCCAAAAAGGCGAACTTCAGCCAATCATCAAAGAAGCAGCAGCTAAAGTTGCTGGTGATGACGCTGAGTAA